In Streptomyces sp. HUAS ZL42, the DNA window ACGAGGTCGCGGAGCTGTTCCGCAAGGCCCAGGCCGACAGCCGTAAGGGCGCCGAACTGGGCAAGGGTCTCCTGGCAGCGCGGCTGCACGGCTGACCCCGGTCGAAACGACGGCCGACGCCCGCTCCCCCGAGCGGGCGCGACGGCCGGTACGACCGACGCCCCCGGCTCCGTTGCGGACCGGGGGCAAGGCCTCTGTGGTCCTTCTCCAGGCTGCGGCGCCCGGTCTTTGAGGCGAGTTGGCATGGAATGTGAAGGGAGTTGATTCCCCCGGGGCGAATTGGCACAGTGCGCGGCTGCACACCCGCCGACCGCAGCGTGCCGATGCTGCCGCCGAAAGGACACCCATGCCCTGTTTCTCCTCGCTGCCCCTTGCGCTGCACCGCACCGGGGCAGCTCTCGTGGCGGCAGTCACCCTGGCCGTGACGGTCGGCCCCCTCGGCGGGACGGCTTCCGCGTACACCGCCGACTCCGGCTCCCTCAGCTTCAGCGGTGACCCGGGTGAGAAGGTCTCCGGAGGCGAGGCCATGGGGTTCACCACGGACACGGGAAGCGACTTCGACGTCAGCGGCGCGCGGGACGAGAACAGCGTCTTCGTCCAGGTGATCGCTCCCGACGGCGTCCGCTGGGCGCTCAACATGGCGGCCCCGAGCGGCCAGAGGTTGACCAGCGGCACGACGTACGCCGGCGCACAGCGTTGGCCGAACGTCCAGCCCGGGTCTCCCGAACTGGAGTTCAGCGGCACGGACCGCGACTGCGTGAGCACCGGCATCGGCAGCTTCACCATCGAGAACATCAGCTTCGGCCCATACGGTTCCGTACGCTCGCTCGATGCCACGTTCGAGCAGTCCTGCGACAACTCCGGGCTCTATCTGCGCGGCTCGATCCACGCCGTGATGCCCGAGCCCCCGGTCGCGCTCGCCGTGGGCGTGACCGCCGATGCCGCGGGCACGGTTCCGCCGCAGGGCGGACAGCCGACGGTGAGCGGCACTGTCACGTGCACGAAGGCGGCGCGGGTGGCGCTGGACGGGCGGGTCACCCAGGTACAGAAGCGCGCGACGGTCGGCAACTGGTTCACGGCGGTGGTCGCCTGCACGCCCGGCAGCCCGGTGCCGTGGACGGCTACTCCGCAGGCCTCCGCGGACGCGGTGCCGTTCGCCCCGGGACCGGCGGATCTGACCGTGGCGGCGAAGGCGGACGACACGGACTACGGCGTGACGGTGCAGACGACCACGGCGACGACGGTCACCCTGACCCGGTCCTGAGCCGGGCGGCCACCCTGTCGCCCTGCCGCTGCCGCCCGTTCCGGCCCAGGTTGCGGCCGGAACGGGCGCCACGGCAGGGTTCGGGTGTGGCCACTTTGCTGATCGTCCATCACACGCCCTCGCCCAACTGCCAGGCGATGTTCGAGGCCGTCGTCTCCGGCGCGACGACGGAGGAGATCGAGGACGTCCACGTCGTACGCCGTGCGGCACTGTCCGCCACGGCCTCCGACGTGCTCGCCGCCGACGGATACCTGCTGGGCACCCCGGCGAACCTCGGCTACATGTCCGGCGCCCTGAAGCATTTCTTCGACCAGATCTACTACCCGTGCCTGGACTCCACACGCGGCCGGCCCTTCGGCTACTACGTGCACGGCGGCAACGACGTCACGGGTGCGGTACGGGGCATCGAGTCGATCACGACCGGACTCGGCTGGCGGCGCGCCGCAGCGCCGGTGACCGTGACGGGCGAGCCGGCCAAGGCCGACTTGGAGGCGTGCTGGGAACTCGGCGCGACGGTGGCCGCCGGTCTGAGCACCTCCTCCTGACCCCGGCCTGCCGTCGCCGATCCTCAACCGCCGCAGGCGGAGCGGATCTTGTTGAACGCGGCCACGTACTGCGCGTGGTAGGACGCGCTGCGGATCTGCACGATCGCCTCGTCGGCCGAGCGCAGCGACGACCCCGTCAGATTGGCACTGCCGGTGTAGACGCGTGGAGAGGCGTCGCCCTTGAAGCCGCCGTCGATCAGGATCAGCTTGTTGTGCGGGCGGACGTCGATGCCCGGCCCGTTAGGAATCCGGCACCTGCGATGCCGGACGCCTGCGGCGGTCAGCCTGCTGGTGATCCTGTTGTCGCTCTCGGCGTAGACGACGTCGATCGCGCAGCCGCTGCCACGCAGCCCGGCCAGTCTGTCGGCGACCTGGATGCGTGAGCCGTAGAAGTAGTGCATCACGATGCGGACGTTGGTCCGGTGGCGTTGGCCGTCCGTGCCGGTATACGCGCAGCCGAGCTCGTTCAGCACGTTGACGACGGTGTCGGTGGCCGGGTTGTAGTACGAGCTGTCACCGCGTGGGAAGAAGAAACCCCGGTACGTCGCGCCCACCGGTGTGGAGAAGTACGCGTTGTTCCTGCCGCCTGGCAGGTAGCGACCCTGGCGGAGCTGCTCGTGGTACCAGGCGTACGCGTCGTACACGGCAGTGTCCGAGAAGGTCACGGAGTCGTTGAAGGACTCGACCTTGTACCAGTCGGAGAGGTTCGAGGAGGTCTGGAAGACCACCTTCGAGTAGCTGGTGCCGTCGTCGAAGGGCCCGATCCTCGAGAAGACGAAGAACTTGTTGTGGCTGTACGCCGGTGCGGGCGGCGCGACGGCCAGGCAGCCGCGTCGGACGTCGTCCACGTGGTCGGCGTCCTCGAACCTGTCGTCGCAGACCACGACCCAGGAGCGGGCGGCGTCGTTGGTGCCGAGCCCGGCCCTGAGGGACTGGTAGGCCGCGTTCGCGTACTCCACGCCGTTGGGATCGACATAGGTCGAGTCGTCGACGACGAGCCTGACGTCGACGCCGCGCCGGTGGGCGGCGAGCAGCGCGCCCGCGACCTCCTGGTCCCTGAACTCGTACATCGAACCGCGGATCTGGGCTCGGGCGGGTGTCGCGTCGATCAACCGGACGAGCTGAGTGAAGATCGCCTTCTGCTGCGCGGCCGTGCCCCGCGGGTCATTGAACACGGGGCCGTTCACCACCGGCTTGGCAAGCGCGACGGCCGGTGTCGCGCCGCCGAGGAGAAGTGCGGCCACCAGGGACAGGACGAGGGCGGCGGGCGGCACCGCGCGGCGGTACCGGGGCGGACACGGGCGCACAGTCGATCGGGTCATCTTCGCTTTCCCGGAGGTGAGTACGCGGATGATCACAGCAACAGCAAGATCACTCTGCGCCGGGAGGACCCGGCCGACCACCCGGGGCTGAGGCATTCGGGGCATCCGCTGGGCTCTTCGAGTGGCGAACTCCTGGACGGGCCGGCCGGCACCGGGATCACTCCGAGGCCGGATCCTCCTGGTGGCGCGCCGTGACGTCGGCGAGGTACCCGCGGAGCATGACCTTGGCCTCGTCGAGGAGATCCGCATCGCCCTCCGGGGTGCGGCGGAAAGCCTCCTGGGCGAGCGCGTCGGCGGCGAGGACCGCGGCGTGGCAGACCCGGCCGAGTGTCCCGTCGTCGAGGGTGACGCCGAGACCGAGCAGGATGCGGCGGATCCCGTCGGCCATCCGGCGCTTGTGCTCGCGGTCGGCGGCACGGGTCTGCTCGGTCAGGCCGCTGCCGAACCACAGGGCGCGGAAGCCGTGTTCGGTGCGGTAGATCCCGGCGTAGGCGTCGATGAGCACACCGACCGGGTCGTCCCACCGCTGCTGCGCCGCGGCCTGGACGAGGTCGTCCATGACGGCCTCGAGTTTCGCGAAGTAGCGTCCCGCGAGGGCGTCGATGATCGCCTCACGGTCGGGCAGGTACTGGTACAGCGAACCGACCGACACCTTCGCCGCCGCTGCGACCCGTGTCGTGGTGAGCGCCTGCACGCCCTCCTCGACCAGTACGCGCTCCGCGGCCTCCAGAACCCGGGCCAGACGGGCCTTGCTGCGCGCCTGTTGGGGAGTGCGGCGCAGGGCCACGCTCCAGGTGCCGCCGGCGTCTGCGGTCGGCTCGCCCACGGAACAGCCTCCGAATCTGAACGTGACTTTGTTTCATGTTTACGTTACCGTCGCGCACATGACCGACTCAAGCGAGGCGCTGGGTCAGGAACGGGCCGCCGTGGCGCAGGCGTGCCGCAGCCTGGGAGCCGAGGGCCTGCTCATCGGTACGGCCGGGAACGTCAGCGTACGCGTGGGGGAGCGGGTCGCGGTCAGCGCGACCGGTTCGGTCCTCGCCGAACTGACCGCGGACCAGGTGACAGTGGTCGACCTCGACGGCACGATCGTCGCCGGGACCCTGCGGCCCACCTCGGAACTGGAGCTGCACCTCGGTGTCTACCGCCGTTACGGCGCCGGTGCGGTCGTCCACACCCACGCCCCCATGGCGACGGCGCTGTCCTGCGTACTGGATGAACTCCCGTGCATCCACTACCAGTTGCTCGCTCTCGGCGGCACCGTGCGGGTCGCCCCGTACGCCACCTTCGGTACCCCGGAGCTCGCCGCGTCGGTACTGGCCGCGCTCGACGGCCGCAGCGCCGCACTCATGGCCAACCACGGCGCGCTCACCCACGGGCCGACACTCGACAAGGCGGTCGAGAACGCCCTGCTGCTCGAGTGGGCCTGCGGCGTCTACCAGCGGGCGGCCGCCCTCGGACAGCCCCGCGTCCTGGACGAACAGCAGCAGCTCGCGGTGATCGAGGCCGCCATCGCACGCAACTACGGCACCACCCAACCCGTACCACCCGTGCAGGAGGGAAACCGATGAAGGTCGTCACGATGGGCGTGCACGTGCTGGACGTGCTGGTACGGCCGGTGGAGGCCATACCCGAGGGCCAGGGTGCCACGCTGGTGGAGGACATCCGGATGACCGCAGCCGGGACGGCCGGCGGAACCGCGCTCACCCTCGCCAAGCTCGGCGCCCACGTACGGAGCGCAGGGGCGATCGGAGACGACCCCACCGGCGACATGCTCGTGCAACTCCTGGCCAAGGCAGGCATCGACACCGAGCACCTCGTCCGCCGCGCCGACACCCCCACCTCCGCGAGCGTCCTGCCCATCCGCCCCAACGGCGACCGGCCCTCGCTCCACCTCCTCGGCGCCAACATCACCTACGGCCTCGATGACGTCCCCTGGGACGTGATCGCCGAAGCCACCCACCTGCACCTCGGTGGCCCCGAGTTGATCGGCGTCGACGCCGCCACGCGCATCCTGTCGCACGCCAAGGAACACGGCGTGGTCACGTCCGTGGACCTCCTGGCGCCCGGCGTGCTCGGCAGCTTCGAGCAGATCGCCACGGCCCTGCCCTACACCGACCACTTCCTCCCCAACGAGGACCAGGTCCTGGGCTTCACCGGCGAGGACGACCTCTTGACCGGCGTGAAGAAGCTCCTCGACGCCGGCGTCGGCGTGGTCGCAGTCACGCGCGGCGGCGACGGCGCACTCCTCGCGACCACCGAAGGCACCGAGACGGTCCCCGCCTTCGCGATCGACGTGGTGGACACCACCGGCTGCGGCGACGCCTTCTCGGCCGGTTTCCTCCGAGGGGTGAGCCTGGGCCGCACCCCGCGCGAGGCCGCCGTGCTCGGCAGCGCCGCGGCGGCTCTGGTGGCCCGGGGCCTCGGCAGCGACCACGGCGACTTCGACCTCGCGGCGGCCGACCAGTTCGCCGCGACCTGCGAAACGCGCGCCTGACCCCTCGTGGGGTCGGCTCGCCGCCGCCGCCCGCCGCGGGGCAGGGCTGATGGTGGCTCAGCCATGCCCCGGGGCCGTCCGTGGCGTAGAACCCGGCTGCGGCGTCAGAGGCCCGGGGCGCGAGGCAGCTCGCGCTCGGCCAACCACGTGGACACTTCATCCAGTTCGCGTCGCTCGGCGCGAACCGCCGCGGCGGCCTGCTCGGCATTGCGCCGGGCATGGCCCGCACCGACTTGAGGGGCGATGGTGAGCAGGCTGCGGGTCGCCTGCTCGCCAATGGCTTTCAGCAGGCTCTCCAGTGATCCGATCGGCAGCACGCGCGTTCCTTCCACGGCACGTTGTCCCCACGGCCCGGCCATGGTGCCGGCCCGCCGCAGGACACTCGGAATCTTCCGGCCCAAAGCTACTGAAACAGACGGATAACTGCCCGTTGAGAGAGCCCTGATGGCCGAAGGTGTCGCGAGCCTCGTCGCCCCGGAGTCCCTAGCGGCCGGGAACGGCCAGCTCGCGCCCGCGGTAGAACCCTTCCTGTTCCTCGACCACGAACGGGGCCATGGCCGCCCGACGCTGTGCCTCCGACTCGGAGGAGCGCCAGGCATCGCACGCTTCCTTGGACGCCCAGAACGACACTCCCGTGATCTGCTGTCCGTCCTCGGACCAGTAGGCGAAGGCGCGGTGCATGCCCTGCGGGTGAGAGGCCGGCCGCCATGCCCGCTCGAAATCGTCCAAAGCGCCTGGCTGGATGCGGCGTGTGGTCACCCAGACGTAGTGCTGCTCCTCCATCGCAGCCTCCTTCGAGGGATCGGGTCGGGCCCGCGGGCCTCCCTCAGATCACCGTAGGTCGAAAGCGCCGCCCCGTCCTGCGGGGCCCGCAATCATCGGATGTTTAGGCGTGGAGTCGCGTTCCCATAACGGATGAACGTGGGTTAAGGCAAACGTATGGCGTGAACGAAGGGGAAACGCCGAAGAGATGAGATACTAAGGGTGAATGGCGTGATATCGCTATATGGGATGAATGGGGCCTTATGAAGGGAAGGTGAACGGTTACGGGCATTCCGGTCAGGCCGCAGCTGTCGGTGCCAGGGCTGTCACCGGTGCGCGGCGTCGGCGTCGAGGCAGGCAGAGCCGCCTTGCGCCTGGTCAAGCTCCCCCTCGACATGGCTGCCGAGGGCGTCGGGCAGCTGACCGGGCGGCTGGGTCGCGTCCTGCCCTGGTGGTCGACGGATGCGGAAGAAATGCCGCCCGCCGACGAGGGGCTCCCGGTGCTGCTGGTGCACGGCCTGGCCGACGGGGTATCGGTCGTTTCGCCACTCCAGCGAGAGCTGCTGGGCTGCGGCGTGGGCCCTCTGATCCCGGTCGCGTACAACGCGTTCACCCCGGACATCCGCACGGCGGCAGGGGTACTGGGCGAACAGGTGGAGCAGGCGTGCACCGGCGGCCCGGCGCCACGGCCGGCCGTACTGATCGGATACAGCCTGGGCGGCCTGATCGCCCGCTACTACGTACAGCGGCTCGGCGGAGACGCGTACGTGCCGCTGGTCATCACGCTGGCCACCCCGCACGGCGGGACCGCCACGGCCCTGCTCGCCCCGCCCCATCCGCTGCTGCGCCAGCTCCGCCCGGGAAGCGAACTGCTGACAGAGCTGGCCGAGCCGGCCCCCGGCTGCCGCACCCGGTTCGTGGCCTTCTACAGCGACCTCGACGAGGCCGTCATCCCCGCCGCCAGGGCTCGTATCGAACACCCCGACCTCAAGGCCTGCAACGTGCTCGTGCCCGGCGTCGGCCACCTGACGCTTCCCCTGCACCATCCGGTCATCGACCAGGTGCGCGCACTGCTGACCGCCACCCAGCAGGCCGCTTCCGCCGTGTCCCGCCCACAGGGCAGCGCCCTGCCGCGCGAGGCCGCGGTGCGCCGGAGCGCAGCCGGAGGCTCCTCGTGACAACGGGGTGAAAACGGAGGACTCTGATAAGGAGCCGGTAGAACACCAGCGTGTGTGCGGACGGACAGGATGGTCTTTGCACCCGGTCCCGAGAGCGGCCCGACGGCAGTACGCCCGTATCGCCCCGAGGACGAATCGGCGGTGCGAGAGCTGATCGATGCCGATCGGCTGCCGGGCCAGCCGTACTGCACCCCGGAGAAACTGGCCGGGGCGCAAGGGCGCACTGTGCCCGCGGCGGGCTTGGCAGCGCCGGCCTGGTCGCGGATGAGCGTCCTCGCCGACCCCGGGGACCGCCCCCGCGGCATCATCGCGTATCTGTCCTGGTCGGATGTGCACACCGGCCTGATCTGCTGGGTTCACGGTCACGAGGATCTCCCTGCCCTGCGTGCCCTGCTCGGCCACGCCCTGGCCGAGCTGAACGCCTGTCCGCAGACCGAGGCATACGTCGGAGCTCCGCCGGGTCCCCTGGGGCCGGGCGGCCTTCCCCGCACCCACCGAGCGGCCACCCACGAGGCCTTGCTGCAGACCGGTTTCACCGGCCGCCACCAAGGCCGCTACCTGCACTGTGCGCTACCCGCCGAACCCTCTCGGACCAAGCTGGTGGCAGACGTCTTTCCCTGCGAGGTCCCGCCGGGCCACCGACTGGTGATCCACGAGTCCGACGAGCCGGTCGCCGAAGCCGTGGTCAGCGTCGGCCCCGACCGCACCGCGACCGTGTACTGGATCGAGACCCGGCCCACCCATCGTGGCCGCGGACTGGGACGCAAGGTGCTCAGCCAGGCCCTGGCCCTGCTGGCCGAACTGGGCGCCGCCGAGGTCGCTCTCGTCGTCGAGGACGCCCGGGAGGCCGATCCCGACAGAGCGGCCGCCACCCGGCTGTTCGAGTCGTTCGGCTTCACCCTCGTCGACCACCTGTGGACCTACCAGCGCCGACGCCCCCGGGTCCCGCGGTCTCCCGCGTGATCCCAGGGGCGCGACGCAGACCCCGACCGAGGCCCGTCAGTCAGGCGTGCACTCGTTCGGCCGTCGCGAGGACGGTGGACCGCGCCTGATGGCGACGCTCGTAGTCCAGCACCCGCTTGGTGAGGCTCTCCTCGGCGGCGGCGAGCCGCTTGCGGATCTCTTCCGCGTTCATGCTGTCGTAGCCGGGCCAGGGCACGGGTCCGAGCAGGTCCGCGATCCTGCTCAGGATCGCGGTCCGGCCGGCGTGGGAGCGCTCGTAGGCGCCGATGGTGGCCAGATCCGTCTGCGGCAGGTGCGGCAACCGGTCGAGGATCATCCGGGTGCTGAGCCTGCGGTAGTCGGGGATCGGCAGTTCGTCCTCCGTGATGAGGGCCCCCTCGGGCGCACCCTGGAGCCGGTCCACGCCGGGCATGCGCTCGGCTGTTTCCCGCAGCCAGCTGCTCCAGTCACGGACCGCCTGGGCGGCACCGGCCGCTCCCTGGCCGTCAACCGTCTCGGCGGCCGCCACCGCTGCCTCGGCGTGCCGGTCCAGGCTGCCGCCGAGCTCTTCCAGCGCCTCCTCGTCCTCCCGGCGGATGGAGCCGAGGAGCTCCGCGCTCACGGCGTCCTCGGCCTCCAGGGCGATGCGCTCGGCTGCCCGGCAGATGGCCACGGCGAACGCGGTGACCGCGTACTCGTCCTGGGCGTTCTTCAGCAGCTGGAACTCCGTCGCCTTCCCCGGCCTGCGCCAGACGGTGGCCGGGACGGCCATGGCCGCGTCGAAGGGCAGCCGGACGGTCTGGGTGGTGAGTTGCCACACGCTCCCCAGCACCGTCTGCATCACCCCGCGGGGCTGCAACGTGGCCAGACGTTCGTCGATTCGGTACACGTGGCCCCGGGCGTCGCCGACGCGGCGCTCCAGGACCTCCCGGTACTCCCCGGGAGGCGTGACCGCGAGGTGAGCTTTGCAACGGTCGGCAAGCGCGGCCTGGGCCTCGCGGACCTCGCGGAGCGCGGGCACGAGCATCTCTGTTGCTACGGCCATCACGTTTCCTTCGGCTAGTGCGATGCACGGCAAGAATCGGCCGGTGAACGGCCCCCGCCCCCTCACACCGTGCCCCGAAAGACCAGCCCCCGCATCTTCCCGCCGGCTGCCCGCGGGGGAGCGGGGCGCACCCTGACGGTGGCAGGGCGGGGTGCCTCCCTCTCTCCCTTGTCAAGGGGCGGGACGCCCGTCGTCCCCCGGCCGCTGGGCCGTTCGGGCGACGGCGTGCTTCGACGGTCCGCCAGGAGAGCCGGGGGCTCCCTAACGTGGTTCGCATGCGGAAACCAACCCCGGATGGAGGGCCGGACCGGCTCCTGGCCCTCTCGGACGGCGTGTTCGCCATCGCCATCACCCTGCTGGTACTGGACCTCTCCGTACCGAGAGGCCTGAACTCCGGTCAGTACGACGACGCCCTGCTCGACCTCCTGCCCAACCTGGGGGCCTACGCACTGAGCTTCCTCGTGCTCGCGGGCTTCTGGCGCGATCACCTCAGGATCTTCCGGGCCGTCACACAGGTGGACGGGCAAGTGGTTTCGCTGTGTCTGCTCGGCCTGGGCATCGCGGCGCTTGTGCCCTTTCCCACCGCCCTGATCTCCGAGTACGCCGACAAGCCCGCCTCGGTCGCCCTCTACTCGGCGACGGTGGCCGCGCTCGGCGCGGATCACCTGGCCCTGCTTCTGGTCCTGAAGCGCCGCCCTTGGCTGTGCGGCTCCGCGTCGTCGCGCTTGGAGAGCCTCTCCGTCCTCGAGCTCGCCGTGACGGTGACCGTCTTCGTCATCACCGTCCCCGTCGCCCTGGTGACCGGCCCCGAAGTCATGTGGGGCTGGCTCGTGCTGCTTCCGGTCAAGGTCGTGCTCGGCAGGCGTGAGCGGGCGGGACTCAGCGTTTCAGGCTGACGACAACGTGATCCAGCCGGTGCCGTTCCAGCGCAGCCGGATGTGTTCCTCGGCGTGGTCCTTCACAGCGCGACTACCTCGGTGAGGTGGGCATGGGCCGGACAGCGCGCCGGTGTCCTTGAAGACCTTGTCGTACTTCCAGGTCATGCCGGAGAGCGGTACGGCAGCGGCAAGTTCCGAACCATGGTCGAGTCATGCGAAAATTGCATAGCTCATGTGACTCGGGTGATAGGTTCTGCGGTATGCGGATGACTCTGGCGGATCGTGTCCGATCGGCGGTGGCGGCGCTCCTGCACGCCACGGGCGAGTCGCAGACCGACCTCGCTGCCGCCCTGGGAGTGAGTCAGGCCCAGGTGAGCCGGCGTCAGTCCGGAAGCGCTGCATGGAGCCTGGACGACTGCGATGCGGTCGCCGCGCACTTCGGGATCGACGTGTTGGACTTGTTGGCCGGTCCGACGCGGGCCTCCGAAGCCCTGCCGGACACCCGCCGGCGCCCGCTCGGCCGACGTGTCTCCGCCGCCGGCCCGGTTGAGCAGGAGAAGACCGCACCATGACGAACTTCGACGCGATCGACGCCCTGCTGGCCGCTGCCAGGCAGGCGGTTCCGCTGCCCGGCGTGGAGGAGCGGCGGCCGCTGCGTGAAGGGCTGAACCTGTCGCGTGCGCAGGTGGCACAGGCCCTGGGGGTGAGTCCGTCCACGGTCGGCGGATGGGAGTCCGGCCGTGATCCGAGCGGTGAGGTACGGGAAAGGTACGCCTACTTCCTGGAGGGGGCGCGCGCCAAGCTGGAAGCCCGGGAGGCGACACTCGCCGTCGCGGAGGGCGCGGACAGCACAGCTGACAGCGTGCAGGACGAGGACGGGGATGCGGACGCAGCGGAGTCCTGGCGTGCTGACGGCGGTACGGAAGAGGTCGAGGCCCTTCCGCAGCCCCAGCCCTGCGTACTGTGCGGCACCCCGGCCCGCCACCAGGTCGCCGGCTTCCCCCAGCACCTGGACCCGGCCGAGTGCGGGACCACGACACCCGTGCCGGTACCGCAGCCGGTCCGCCCCACTCCGGCCGGCCCTCCGGCGGGCACCGGCCGGCCCAAGCCGGTGAAGGTCGTTCCCGCCGGCCGCCGTATGCAGGCAGCGTCCGACACCCCCGACCTGATCGCAGCCGCGGTGGCGACCGCGCTCGCCGAGCACGAGGGCGATGTCGACGCGGCCACGGCCGCGTTGGTGAGGCGCGCGATCCCGGATGCGATGGCGCTGCTGGACGCCACCCGGAAGGGCGGCCGGTACGACGTCGTGGCGCACCCGTGGATCCCGGACATCCTGCGCAAGCAGTCCGCCCGAGGCGCGGACCAGATCTGGGAGGCCCGCCCGAAATGGGCCCGGACCGAACTGCCGCCCGGAGCGCACGAGGTGACCGCGCTCGACATCAACGGCGCCTATCTGTCAGCGCTCAAGACACACCTGCCGATCGGCCAGCTGGAGCATTCCACCGGCTTCGGCCATGACCGCCGCCGCGCCGGCGTCCACCTGATCACCCCGCCGGTGTGGGAGCACGGCGCGGTCCTTCCGAACCCCCTCGGCAACCGCGACGAGCCGGGCCCGCTGTGGGTGACCGAGCCCACCCTGCGTCTGCTGCTGCGCCTGTCGGGGCCGAAGTACGGGCTGTGCGAACCGCCGGAGATCCACGAGTCGTTCACCTCGGGCGCGACCGAGAACCTGCTCGAGAAGTTCCGCGTCGCGCTGAAGGACGCCCGCGACCGGGCGATCACCGAGGACGACGAGGTGACGCTGGAGTACGTGAAGGCGATGTACGCCAAGTTCGTCTCCACGATGGGGGAGTCGAACTACAACCGGGAGCTGTACCGTCCCGACTGGATGCACCTGATCCGCTCCCAGGCCTTCGCCAACCTGTGGATGAAGGCGTACAAGGCGCACGAGGAGGGGCTGATGGTCGTGCGGGCCATGGGGACGGACGAGCTGCACGTGATCGGAGACTGGAGGCGTGTCTTCCCGGAGGGACGCGGAGTTTCCGAGGTGAAGATCAAGGACACGTACACCGTCGGTGAGGAGCCCGCCCGGTAGATTGCCGGGCGAAGGAAGGAGTGCCCGGCGTGCCAGAGCGCAACATCGAGTTCGGCAGGTACGGTGCCCGCGGCATCAAGGGCCATGAGGCCGTGGCCCGGCAACTCGACGCGCTGGCCGGGTTCATCGCCACCCCGGTCACGGCACGCCGTGGCCTGCTGGCCCGACTGCACTACCTGACCCGT includes these proteins:
- a CDS encoding helix-turn-helix domain-containing protein, with the translated sequence MTNFDAIDALLAAARQAVPLPGVEERRPLREGLNLSRAQVAQALGVSPSTVGGWESGRDPSGEVRERYAYFLEGARAKLEAREATLAVAEGADSTADSVQDEDGDADAAESWRADGGTEEVEALPQPQPCVLCGTPARHQVAGFPQHLDPAECGTTTPVPVPQPVRPTPAGPPAGTGRPKPVKVVPAGRRMQAASDTPDLIAAAVATALAEHEGDVDAATAALVRRAIPDAMALLDATRKGGRYDVVAHPWIPDILRKQSARGADQIWEARPKWARTELPPGAHEVTALDINGAYLSALKTHLPIGQLEHSTGFGHDRRRAGVHLITPPVWEHGAVLPNPLGNRDEPGPLWVTEPTLRLLLRLSGPKYGLCEPPEIHESFTSGATENLLEKFRVALKDARDRAITEDDEVTLEYVKAMYAKFVSTMGESNYNRELYRPDWMHLIRSQAFANLWMKAYKAHEEGLMVVRAMGTDELHVIGDWRRVFPEGRGVSEVKIKDTYTVGEEPAR